In a genomic window of Melanotaenia boesemani isolate fMelBoe1 chromosome 1, fMelBoe1.pri, whole genome shotgun sequence:
- the LOC121638794 gene encoding rho family-interacting cell polarization regulator 1-like isoform X1 — MFTGSTKLPPTKTPQPERLDEVYAALRRGLQSYLQVHQLELDSLGQQIRENKRNGRLGSLYELDKQVKAIERFMRRLEFHLSKVEELYDAYCIQRRLRDGASKMVAAFNSATGSKEARESLSEANKGYRECTEHMCSLESELESQMGEFHVKMKGLAGFARLCAGDQYEVLMRYGRQRWRLRGRVEVSNKQIWDSEEYIFLPLVADLLSIKVTELKSLANHVVVGSVSCEMLDLFCPLPQTLAVDINDLGTVKLNLEVTWSPFDKDDQTSSSSTVSKRLLSNQSPPDTPSMREQVFYSLLKRQGEMENGTVWSNSSESSDDSSSPALAHHTQRLTASNMLQTTLTNQLSLAPHKSSASTPSLSSNQEEDETEGGDVFPQTDAMPNGHLQTSCCLSVAGESTSDYVTTDRASVQSEELSKTPELSCSCQKESPVPQVSLVEKAELKDDPCEDLLAQTKETETELEDGTTETSEGGEVEQREPHQSIHELKQPEDTPTAPFPTSASFTQEVETALESFDFLNYSDLDEEDEQQQEDKGAKEEHDGECEEDQNKPEEKLEEETMENLYSGGSSDAEEADGLEILMEAPEGFRNSDEDRFSESQESNMDDVLDLGQVEIPNEKEEHSEEKGDEPHGEETSHDQPERPSTPSQLATAVF; from the exons ATGTTCACAGGCTCCACCAAACTGCCACCCACTAAAACCCCCCAGCCCGAGCGGCTAGATGAAGTGTACGCCGCCTTGCGCAGAGGCTTACA GTCGTACCTGCAGGTCCACCAGCTGGAGCTGGACAGTCTGGGTCAGCAGATcagagaaaacaagagaaacgGTCGTCTG ggGTCTTTGTATGAGTTGGATAAG caAGTGAAAGCCATCGAGAGGTTCATGCGTCGCTTGGAGTTTCACCTCAGCAAA GTCGAGGAATTGTATGACGCTTACTGTATACAGCGGCGACTGCGTGATGGAGCAAGCAAGATGGTGGCAGCATTTAACTCCGCCACTGGCAGCAAGGAGGCCCGAGAGAGCCTGAGTGAGGCCAACAAGGGTTACAGGGAATGTACGGAG caCATGTGCTCTCTTGAGAGTGAGTTAGAAAGCCAGATGGGTGAATTTCATGTCAAGATGAAGG GCCTTGCTGGATTTGCGCGACTGTGTGCTGGTGACCAATATGag GTCCTAATGCGCTATGGGCGGCAGCGCTGGAGGCTACGAGGCCGTGTGGAAGTCAGCAACAAGCAGATATGGGACAGTGAGGAGTATATTTTCTTGCCCCTCGTTGCAGACCTGTTGTCAATCAAG GTGACGGAGCTGAAGAGCCTGGCCAATCACGTGGTGGTGGGCAGTGTGTCCTGTGAAATGCTCGATCTGTTCTGCCCGCTCCCTCAGACGCTTGCCGTGGATATCAACGACCTGGGGACGGTGAAGCTAAACTTGGAGGTTACCTGGAG tcCATTCGATAAGGATGACCAGACATCATCCTCCAGTACAGTTTCCAAACGGCTGCTGTCCAATCAGAGCCCTCCTGACACGCCATCTATGCGCGAGCAGGTTTTCTAT TCCCTTCTGAAGCGTCAGGGAGAAATGGAGAATGGGACAGTCTGGTCCAACTCTTCTGAATCTTCAGACGACTCCTCCAGTCCAGCGCTGGCTCATCACACTCAGAGGCTGACAGCCTCCAACATGCTGCAAACCACTCTGACCAATCAGCTCTCACTTGCACCACACAAGTCCAGCGCATCGACCCCATCACTGTCATCCAACCAAGAGGAGGACGAGACAGAAGGAGGGGATGTTTTCCCTCAGACGGACGCAATGCCAAACGGCCACCTGCAGACTTCCTGCTGTCTCAGTGTTGCCGGAGAGAGTACCTCAGACTATGTTACCACTGACAGGGCATCTGTCCAATCAGAGGAACTctcaaaaacaccagagttgaGTTGCTCCTGCCAAAAAGAATCTCCTGTACCTCAAGTGTCATTGGTGGAGAAGGCTGAGCTAAAGGATGATCCATGTGAGGACTTGCTGGCACAGACTAAAGAGACTGAAACAGAACTAGAGGATGGCACCACTGAAACTTCAGAGGGAGGCGAGGTTGAACAAAGAGAACCACATCAGTCCATTCATGAGTTAAAACAACCAGAGGACACTCCAACa GCTCCTTTTCCTACTTCTGCTAGTTTCACTCAGGAAGTCGAGACTGCCCTTGAAAGCTTCGACTTTCTCAACTACTCTGATCTCGATGAGGAAGAtgaacagcagcaggaagacaAAGGAGCAAAAGAAGAGCATGATGGGGAATGTGAAGAGGACCAAAATAAACCAGAAGAGAAACTAGAAGAGGAGACTATGGAGAACTTGTACTCTGGAGGAAG CAGTGATGCAGAGGAGGCAGATGGTCTGGAAATTCTCATGGAAGCTCCAGAAGGATTTAGGAACTCAGATGAAGATCGTTTTTCTGAATCACAG gagtCGAACATGGATGATGTGCTGGATTTGGGTCAGGTGGAAATTCCCAACGAGAAAGAGGAGCACAGTGAGGAAAAGGGAGATGAACCACATG GAGAGGAGACCTCACATGATCAGCCAGAGCGTCCCTCCACTCCCAGTCAACTGGCCACTGCTGTCTTCTAA
- the LOC121638794 gene encoding rho family-interacting cell polarization regulator 1-like isoform X2: MFTGSTKLPPTKTPQPERLDEVYAALRRGLQSYLQVHQLELDSLGQQIRENKRNGRLGSLYELDKQVKAIERFMRRLEFHLSKVEELYDAYCIQRRLRDGASKMVAAFNSATGSKEARESLSEANKGYRECTEHMCSLESELESQMGEFHVKMKGLAGFARLCAGDQYEVLMRYGRQRWRLRGRVEVSNKQIWDSEEYIFLPLVADLLSIKVTELKSLANHVVVGSVSCEMLDLFCPLPQTLAVDINDLGTVKLNLEVTWSPFDKDDQTSSSSTVSKRLLSNQSPPDTPSMREQVFYSLLKRQGEMENGTVWSNSSESSDDSSSPALAHHTQRLTASNMLQTTLTNQLSLAPHKSSASTPSLSSNQEEDETEGGDVFPQTDAMPNGHLQTSCCLSVAGESTSDYVTTDRASVQSEELSKTPELSCSCQKESPVPQVSLVEKAELKDDPCEDLLAQTKETETELEDGTTETSEGGEVEQREPHQSIHELKQPEDTPTAPFPTSASFTQEVETALESFDFLNYSDLDEEDEQQQEDKGAKEEHDGECEEDQNKPEEKLEEETMENLYSGGSDAEEADGLEILMEAPEGFRNSDEDRFSESQESNMDDVLDLGQVEIPNEKEEHSEEKGDEPHGEETSHDQPERPSTPSQLATAVF, translated from the exons ATGTTCACAGGCTCCACCAAACTGCCACCCACTAAAACCCCCCAGCCCGAGCGGCTAGATGAAGTGTACGCCGCCTTGCGCAGAGGCTTACA GTCGTACCTGCAGGTCCACCAGCTGGAGCTGGACAGTCTGGGTCAGCAGATcagagaaaacaagagaaacgGTCGTCTG ggGTCTTTGTATGAGTTGGATAAG caAGTGAAAGCCATCGAGAGGTTCATGCGTCGCTTGGAGTTTCACCTCAGCAAA GTCGAGGAATTGTATGACGCTTACTGTATACAGCGGCGACTGCGTGATGGAGCAAGCAAGATGGTGGCAGCATTTAACTCCGCCACTGGCAGCAAGGAGGCCCGAGAGAGCCTGAGTGAGGCCAACAAGGGTTACAGGGAATGTACGGAG caCATGTGCTCTCTTGAGAGTGAGTTAGAAAGCCAGATGGGTGAATTTCATGTCAAGATGAAGG GCCTTGCTGGATTTGCGCGACTGTGTGCTGGTGACCAATATGag GTCCTAATGCGCTATGGGCGGCAGCGCTGGAGGCTACGAGGCCGTGTGGAAGTCAGCAACAAGCAGATATGGGACAGTGAGGAGTATATTTTCTTGCCCCTCGTTGCAGACCTGTTGTCAATCAAG GTGACGGAGCTGAAGAGCCTGGCCAATCACGTGGTGGTGGGCAGTGTGTCCTGTGAAATGCTCGATCTGTTCTGCCCGCTCCCTCAGACGCTTGCCGTGGATATCAACGACCTGGGGACGGTGAAGCTAAACTTGGAGGTTACCTGGAG tcCATTCGATAAGGATGACCAGACATCATCCTCCAGTACAGTTTCCAAACGGCTGCTGTCCAATCAGAGCCCTCCTGACACGCCATCTATGCGCGAGCAGGTTTTCTAT TCCCTTCTGAAGCGTCAGGGAGAAATGGAGAATGGGACAGTCTGGTCCAACTCTTCTGAATCTTCAGACGACTCCTCCAGTCCAGCGCTGGCTCATCACACTCAGAGGCTGACAGCCTCCAACATGCTGCAAACCACTCTGACCAATCAGCTCTCACTTGCACCACACAAGTCCAGCGCATCGACCCCATCACTGTCATCCAACCAAGAGGAGGACGAGACAGAAGGAGGGGATGTTTTCCCTCAGACGGACGCAATGCCAAACGGCCACCTGCAGACTTCCTGCTGTCTCAGTGTTGCCGGAGAGAGTACCTCAGACTATGTTACCACTGACAGGGCATCTGTCCAATCAGAGGAACTctcaaaaacaccagagttgaGTTGCTCCTGCCAAAAAGAATCTCCTGTACCTCAAGTGTCATTGGTGGAGAAGGCTGAGCTAAAGGATGATCCATGTGAGGACTTGCTGGCACAGACTAAAGAGACTGAAACAGAACTAGAGGATGGCACCACTGAAACTTCAGAGGGAGGCGAGGTTGAACAAAGAGAACCACATCAGTCCATTCATGAGTTAAAACAACCAGAGGACACTCCAACa GCTCCTTTTCCTACTTCTGCTAGTTTCACTCAGGAAGTCGAGACTGCCCTTGAAAGCTTCGACTTTCTCAACTACTCTGATCTCGATGAGGAAGAtgaacagcagcaggaagacaAAGGAGCAAAAGAAGAGCATGATGGGGAATGTGAAGAGGACCAAAATAAACCAGAAGAGAAACTAGAAGAGGAGACTATGGAGAACTTGTACTCTGGAGGAAG TGATGCAGAGGAGGCAGATGGTCTGGAAATTCTCATGGAAGCTCCAGAAGGATTTAGGAACTCAGATGAAGATCGTTTTTCTGAATCACAG gagtCGAACATGGATGATGTGCTGGATTTGGGTCAGGTGGAAATTCCCAACGAGAAAGAGGAGCACAGTGAGGAAAAGGGAGATGAACCACATG GAGAGGAGACCTCACATGATCAGCCAGAGCGTCCCTCCACTCCCAGTCAACTGGCCACTGCTGTCTTCTAA
- the vrk3 gene encoding inactive serine/threonine-protein kinase VRK3 isoform X2 has translation MPFHFCPQCGTKLQPDFRFCPSCGEKLPCPSDKFGSLHSTTISRDEAATSVIKTSPASSKNCASIENTVSPRPALRKTRKTLHLEKAVTFNIKSASLDVGPSTQLTRDDKTEDNGGCLVSPLKQHKVTVNADTEELTSECSSPVVKSLRTIRGKTKLSSPAKEHTGGKTEETTVDGASSVSSPTTRSPLKGRNKAKKTKHGPAVEPLQEGEEVADTTGKKWKLTKLLSQSTTELLYEVSRPNFKESGHILKLGAKDGRIFNEQNFLQRAAKPASVDKWIKQNKMDFLGIPPCVGFGLHADSYRFLIFPNIGRSLRSVIEEENNLLPEKVVLQLVCRLLDVLQFIHSNEYVHADINADNIYVKPGQKSQVYLVGYCHAFRYCPGGQHVEYREASRTPHEGAVEFISLDTHKGAAPSRRSDLQSLGYCMLHWLTGKLPWSELPQPGQVAAQKQRINSLGPRIDPGGSWRMLTPFSATVLGKREFQVHLKPI, from the exons ATGCCTTTCCATTTTTGCCCCCAATGCGGGAcaaagctgcagcctgatttcAGATTTTGTCCATCCTGTGGAGAAAAACTTCCCTGCCCTTCTGATAAATTTGGGTCATTGCACTCCACCACCATTTCTAGGGATGAAGCAGCAACATCAGTTATTAAAACAAGCCCTGCTTCAAGCAAGAATTGTGCTTCTATAGAAAATACGG TTTCACCCCGTCCTGCACTGCGAAAGACCCGTAAAACTCTGCACCTGGAGAAAGCAGTTACATTTAACATCAAGAGTGCTTCTCTAGATGTGGGGCCTTCCACTCAGCTTACCAGAGATGACAAGACTGAAG ATAATGGTGGGTGTCTGGTATCTCCACTGAAGCAACACAAAGTCACTGTCAACGCCGATACAGAGGAGCTTACGTCAGAGTGTTCATCCCCTGTTGTAAAATCCCTTCGAACCA TCAGGGGAAAGACAAAACTCTCTAGTCCGGCTAAGGAGCACACAGGTGGGAAAACCGAGGAAACAACAGTTGATGGCGCTTCATCTGTTTCCTCGCCAACCACCAGGTCTCCTTTAAAAG GGAGAAACAAAGCCAAGAAGACGAAACATGGGCCTGCAGTGGAGCCACTGCAGGAGGGCGAGGAAGTGGCGGACACGACGGGTAAGAAGTGGAAGCTGACGAAGCTGCTCAGCCAGAGCACAACAGAGCTCCTCTATGAAG tttctcGACCCAATTTCAAGGAATCAGGTCACATCCTCAAACTG GGAGCTAAAGATGGGAGAATCTTCAATGAGCAGAACTTTCTGCAGAGAGCTGCAAAACCTGCATCTG TGGACAAGTGGATCAAACAGAACAAGATGGATTTTCTGGGGATTCCTCCTTGCGTTGGCTTCGGTCTTCATGCAGATAGTTACAG gTTTCTAATTTTCCCCAACATCGGCCGCTCTCTCCGCTCTGTcattgaagaagaaaacaacctTCTGCCTGAGAAAGTTGTTCTTCAGCTCGTCTGTAGATTA CTGGATGTGCTGCAGTTCATCCACTCAAACGAGTATGTTCATGCTGACATTAATGCAGACAACATCTACGTCAAACCAGGACAGAAATCACAG gTTTACCTGGTAGGATATTGCCATGCCTTCAGGTACTGTCCTGGAGGCCAGCATGTGGAGTACCGTGAGGCCAGCAGAACACCACACGAGGGTGCTGTGGAGTTCATCAGCCTGGATACACACAAGGGAGCAG CCCCGTCTCGCCGCAGTGACTTGCAGTCTCTGGGTTACTGTATGTTGCACTGGCTCACAGGGAAGCTGCCGTGGTCTGAACTCCCTCAACCAGGTCAAGTGGCCGCCCAGAAACAGAG aataaacagtttagGACCTAGGATTGACCCTGGAG GTTCATGGAGGATGTTAACGCCCTTTTCAGCCACTGTGTTGGGAAAAAGAGAGTTTCAA GTGCATTTAAAACCTATCTGA
- the LOC121640761 gene encoding protein PIGBOS1 produces the protein MFRRRLSFTDLALAAILGVAGGFYIYRPYFEPGLKTSVQQNQDVSKKQNKTD, from the coding sequence ATGTTTCGAAGAAGACTGTCATTCACAGACTTGGCCTTGGCTGCAATACTCGGAGTTGCTGGTGGTTTTTATATCTACAGACCTTATTTTGAGCCAGGACTGAAGACCTCAGTACAGCAAAACCAGGATGTGTcaaagaaacagaataaaacagactga
- the rab27a gene encoding ras-related protein Rab-27A, which yields MSDGDYDYLIKFLALGDSGVGKTSFLYQYTDGKFNSKFITTVGIDFREKRVIYKSTGPEGTSGRKQKIHMQLWDTAGQERFRSLTTAFFRDAMGFLLLFDLTNEQSFLNVRNWMSQLQIHAYCENPDVVLCGNKSDLADQRAVSENEARELAEKYGIPYFETSAASGQSVSEAVDVLLDLVMKRMERCVDKSWIPDGTVRANGSTNPDISEGSDGGKCAC from the exons ATGTCTGATGGGGACTATGATTACCTCATCAAATTCCTAGCCTTGGGTGACTCTGGCGTGGGAAAAACAAGCTTTCTTTACCAGTACACAGATGGCAAGTTTAACTCCAAATTCATCACTACAGTTGGAATAGATTTTAGAGAAAAGAGAGTG ATATACAAATCAACAGGTCCAGAAGGGACTTCAGGCAGAAAACAGAAGATCCACATGCAGCTGTGGGACACTGCAGGACAGGAGAG GTTCCGAAGTTTGACAACAGCTTTTTTCCGAGATGCAATGGGTTTCCTCCTCCTGTTTGACCTCACAAATGAGCAAAGTTTCCTCAACGTCAGAAACTGGATGA GTCAGTTACAGATCCATGCATACTGTGAAAATCCAGATGTCGTCCTGTGTGGCAACAAAAGTGACCTTGCAGATCAGAGGGCAGTGAGTGAAAATGAGGCCCGTGAACTGGCTGAGAAATACGG AATCCCTTATTTTGAAACAAGTGCTGCAAGTGGGCAGAGCGTCAGTGAGGCGGTGGACGTCCTGCTGGATCTCGTCATGAAGAGGATGGAGCGGTGTGTCGACAAGTCCTGGATCCCAGACGGCACCGTTCGAGCTAATGGATCCACCAACCCAGACATCTCTGAGGGCTCTGATGGAGGCAAATGTGCATGTTAG
- the vrk3 gene encoding inactive serine/threonine-protein kinase VRK3 isoform X1 has product MPFHFCPQCGTKLQPDFRFCPSCGEKLPCPSDKFGSLHSTTISRDEAATSVIKTSPASSKNCASIENTVSPRPALRKTRKTLHLEKAVTFNIKSASLDVGPSTQLTRDDKTEDNGGCLVSPLKQHKVTVNADTEELTSECSSPVVKSLRTIRGKTKLSSPAKEHTGGKTEETTVDGASSVSSPTTRSPLKGRNKAKKTKHGPAVEPLQEGEEVADTTGKKWKLTKLLSQSTTELLYEVSRPNFKESGHILKLGAKDGRIFNEQNFLQRAAKPASVDKWIKQNKMDFLGIPPCVGFGLHADSYRFLIFPNIGRSLRSVIEEENNLLPEKVVLQLVCRLLDVLQFIHSNEYVHADINADNIYVKPGQKSQVYLVGYCHAFRYCPGGQHVEYREASRTPHEGAVEFISLDTHKGAAPSRRSDLQSLGYCMLHWLTGKLPWSELPQPGQVAAQKQRFMEDVNALFSHCVGKKRVSSAFKTYLTSVMALQYSEQPDYSGLKGGLSAALQELGGLVELPLNL; this is encoded by the exons ATGCCTTTCCATTTTTGCCCCCAATGCGGGAcaaagctgcagcctgatttcAGATTTTGTCCATCCTGTGGAGAAAAACTTCCCTGCCCTTCTGATAAATTTGGGTCATTGCACTCCACCACCATTTCTAGGGATGAAGCAGCAACATCAGTTATTAAAACAAGCCCTGCTTCAAGCAAGAATTGTGCTTCTATAGAAAATACGG TTTCACCCCGTCCTGCACTGCGAAAGACCCGTAAAACTCTGCACCTGGAGAAAGCAGTTACATTTAACATCAAGAGTGCTTCTCTAGATGTGGGGCCTTCCACTCAGCTTACCAGAGATGACAAGACTGAAG ATAATGGTGGGTGTCTGGTATCTCCACTGAAGCAACACAAAGTCACTGTCAACGCCGATACAGAGGAGCTTACGTCAGAGTGTTCATCCCCTGTTGTAAAATCCCTTCGAACCA TCAGGGGAAAGACAAAACTCTCTAGTCCGGCTAAGGAGCACACAGGTGGGAAAACCGAGGAAACAACAGTTGATGGCGCTTCATCTGTTTCCTCGCCAACCACCAGGTCTCCTTTAAAAG GGAGAAACAAAGCCAAGAAGACGAAACATGGGCCTGCAGTGGAGCCACTGCAGGAGGGCGAGGAAGTGGCGGACACGACGGGTAAGAAGTGGAAGCTGACGAAGCTGCTCAGCCAGAGCACAACAGAGCTCCTCTATGAAG tttctcGACCCAATTTCAAGGAATCAGGTCACATCCTCAAACTG GGAGCTAAAGATGGGAGAATCTTCAATGAGCAGAACTTTCTGCAGAGAGCTGCAAAACCTGCATCTG TGGACAAGTGGATCAAACAGAACAAGATGGATTTTCTGGGGATTCCTCCTTGCGTTGGCTTCGGTCTTCATGCAGATAGTTACAG gTTTCTAATTTTCCCCAACATCGGCCGCTCTCTCCGCTCTGTcattgaagaagaaaacaacctTCTGCCTGAGAAAGTTGTTCTTCAGCTCGTCTGTAGATTA CTGGATGTGCTGCAGTTCATCCACTCAAACGAGTATGTTCATGCTGACATTAATGCAGACAACATCTACGTCAAACCAGGACAGAAATCACAG gTTTACCTGGTAGGATATTGCCATGCCTTCAGGTACTGTCCTGGAGGCCAGCATGTGGAGTACCGTGAGGCCAGCAGAACACCACACGAGGGTGCTGTGGAGTTCATCAGCCTGGATACACACAAGGGAGCAG CCCCGTCTCGCCGCAGTGACTTGCAGTCTCTGGGTTACTGTATGTTGCACTGGCTCACAGGGAAGCTGCCGTGGTCTGAACTCCCTCAACCAGGTCAAGTGGCCGCCCAGAAACAGAG GTTCATGGAGGATGTTAACGCCCTTTTCAGCCACTGTGTTGGGAAAAAGAGAGTTTCAA GTGCATTTAAAACCTATCTGACGTCAGTGATGGCTCTGCAGTACTCGGAGCAGCCTGACTACTCCGGGCTGAAGGGCGGACTCAGCGCTGCGTTACAAGAGCTGGGCGGTTTGGTGGAGCTGCCGCTCAATTTGTAG